The genomic segment CGTGATAGACATAGATCGCTTCTGCACGCTGGGCCGCTAGCGATATGACCTGGCGCGTGTGTTCGTATCGTCATGGATCGAATGGAGGAGAGGTCATGAGGAAGCTTGCTGCGCTTGTGCTGTTCGTCGTTCTGTTCGTGTTTCCTATCATCGGAATGTCCGCTCCCTGGGAGTTCACAGTTAAGCCCAATCAGGCGTTCCAGGGAGCCCAGGTATGATACGCCTCCGGGCAGTTCACGCCCTATTTCGGAGTGGATCTCTTCGGGATCGGGGTGAACTACGAGGAACATGACGTTGACGTGTACTCGTACTGGGGCACGACCTATCGCAACGAAGAGGACTATGAGATGGAGGGCTCCGCCAGCCTCTTCATTCCGCGGGCCGGAGCCCGGTTCACCTTCGGAGGGGAGACTCTTCGCCCCTATCTCTTCGCCGATCTCTTCAAGTCGTTCGCCTCGGTCAACGTGGAGGCGGAGAATTCCTGGCGGGAGTATGAGAACGGCCAGCTCGTCGATTCCGGCTCGGACGATGGCGAACTGTCAAAGGACGAGGAGGATCTCGTAAAGGGTCTCCTCGGCGTCTGGGGATTCAATCTCGGCTTCGGCACCGAGTACATGTTCAACGAGAGCTTCGGCGTGGCCGGCGAGTATGCCTTGAGGCTCTACCGCACCTCAGCCGATCGCTCCGAGAGCGATAGCAGTGGGGGTGGCACAAGCGAGTGGCGCGAGGAATGGGAGGAGGAGCTCTCGGGCACCCTGCGCATGACCTACGCCGCCGTGGCTCTCACCTACCACTTCCAGTAGGCCGGGCTTTCAGCGGATCGGGCTTCCGGTCGACCGGGAGGCGCCCGCAGCCCGCTCCCCGCGAAGATCGGGGCCCCCGCGGCCCACGGCAGAAGTCCGTGAGGCGCGGGGGCCTCAACTCATCCCGCCTTCCCCAGGCCGAGGTCTTCCGAGATCTCGAGGAGCGCCGAGGTCACGAACGCGACGTGCTCGTCGAATTCCACCCCAAGCTCGGCCGCCCCTTGAGAAATCTCCTCGCGATTCACCGCGCGCGCGAACCCTTTCTCCTTCAGCTTCTTGCGAACCGAGCGGGCATCGACGCCGGCCAGCGTCCTGCCGGGACGCACCAGCGCGACTGCAGTCAGGAAGCCGCACAGCTCATCCACGGCGAAGAGGGTCTTCGCCATCAGGGTGTCCCGCGGAACACCGGTGTAGGACGCATGGCCCAGGATCGCGCGCCGCCAGTCCTCCGGGTACCCCTTCTGGGCAAGGATCTCGCTCCCCTTGGTCGCGTGCTCGGGGGCGCTGGGCCAGCGCTCGTAGTCGAAGTCGTGGAGGAGCCCGACGATCCCCCACGCCTCCTCGTCCTCGCCGAAGCGGCGGGCGTAGGCCCGCATCGCCGCTTCAACGGCATAGGCGTGCT from the Candidatus Eisenbacteria bacterium genome contains:
- a CDS encoding HDIG domain-containing protein, yielding METGRPERREAHALLCEYTESDSLRKHAYAVEAAMRAYARRFGEDEEAWGIVGLLHDFDYERWPSAPEHATKGSEILAQKGYPEDWRRAILGHASYTGVPRDTLMAKTLFAVDELCGFLTAVALVRPGRTLAGVDARSVRKKLKEKGFARAVNREEISQGAAELGVEFDEHVAFVTSALLEISEDLGLGKAG